CTGCATGATGATTCACCACATCGATCGGAGAGCGCTGAAAGACTTGCTCAACTTCCGGGCTCCGGATATCCAGCTGATAAAACTCAGCTCTGGGATTGACATTCTCCCGCACTCCAGAGGATAAATCATCGATCACGATGACCCGGTGTCCCTCCTTGATGTAGGCATCAACCACATGTGAGCCAATAAACCCTGCACCACCTGTAACGAGAATATTCATGTCAATGTTCCTGGCCGCTCGGGTTAGACAACCGGCGCAGAGCCTTCTGACCGATATCACTGCGATAGTATGCGCCATCAAACGTAATTGAACCAACAGCGCGGTACGCAGCCTCAATGGTCCCTCTGAGGTCATGCGCATATCCGACAGCCGTCACTCCCAACACTCTTCCACCGGATGACAGGATCTTCTCTCCGTCAGACCGTGTGCCGGCGTGAAACACGACCACGCCTTCCTCCTGTTTCATCTTCTCCAGACCATGGATTTCCTTTCCCGTCTGGTAGTCATCAGGGTATCCACGCGAAGCCATCACAACGCATACGGCCGACGCGGCGTGGAGTTGGACAGTGGAAGGATCCAGCCGATGCTCGGCGATCGAATAGAGTATTTCCGCAAGATCTCCTTCGATCAGCGGCACGACAACCTGCGTTTCAGGATCGCCGAATCGGCAGTTGTATTCGATCACTTTCGGCCCCGTCCTGGTCAGTATCAAGCCGCAATAGAGACATCCGCGGTACGGAGTCCCTGCATCTCTCATACCCTTGAGTGTTGGAACTATGATCTCTATCTCGATTCGTTTGAGGAGCTCCTGCGTTACAATCGGAGCGTTTGCATACGCCCCCATGCCCCCGGTGTTTTTCCCCCTGTCGCCGTCCAGGATCCGCTTGTGGTCCTGCGCAGATGCAAGCGTTGCGAACCGTTCGCCATCGGTGAGCGCGAAAATCGACGCTTCTTCCCCTTCCAGATACTCCTCGATCACCACGTTCTCCCCTGCTGACCCAAACGCCTTGTTCAACACCATCTCCCGAATCGCGATCACTGCCGCATCATGGGTTTCGCATATCAGCACACCTTTTCCTGCGGCCAATCCATCCGCTTTGACCACAACAGGAACCGGAAGTTCGAGAGCGAACGCTTCAGCCTCATTCAGTTCACCCGAAGAGAAGCTTCTGAACTTGGCCGTCGGGATACCGTTCTGCGCCATGAACGATTTGGAGAACACTTTGCTTCCTTCGAGCATCGCCGCCGCCCTGCTTGGACCGAAGATCCGGAGGCCGCTCCGTTCGAATTCGTCAACGATCCCGTCAACAAGAGGCTGCTCCGGACCAACAACCGTGAGATCGACATCGTTTTCTTTTACGAAGCGCATCAAGCCCTGTATGTCGGTTGGTTTGAGCGATACCAGCCGGGCCTGTTGTGCGACGCCGGCATTGCCGGGAGCACAATACAATGCCTTGACGTGTGGACTCTGCCTCAGTTTCCAGACAATTGCATGTTCCCTCCCGCCGGAGCCGATTACCAGAATGTTCATCGGATTTCTTCCTCGAGTTTCAGAAAAGCGTTCTTGTCGATATCCGTCAAAGATTCGAAATGACGTGCAAGCTCTCCAGTCAGAATCTGGCGATTGAAGTGCCCCGAAAAATCTTCCGGCACCTGCTTGAGCTGATTCTTCTCAAACTGTGTGAATAATTCTCTCACCGCGTCCTCGTGCGCCTGCAGGTTCTTCAGGGGCACACAAAGACCGGCACCGCTCTCGAGGATCAACTGCTTGATGTGTCCTTCATTGAGCGATCCAAGAATGGGCCTGCGGGCACCGAAATACTCATAGAGCTTCCCCGGTGACTGATAGTCATTGTCGAGCACCAGCCAAAGGGCATCTGATTCCTGGAGACGCCGCGTACATTCCTTGTGATCGAGATATCCAAGGAACTTGACCTCATTCTGCAGACCGAGTCTGCTGACGAGATTTTGGTCTTCTTCACGCACGTTTCCGATGAGATCCAGTTCCAGCCTCCCCCGCATCTGCGGAACGTCCCGGAAGAGGTTGTGCAATGCCTGGAAAATAACAGACGGATTTCGTTCGGCGTAGAAGGTGCCGGCGTGGGTCATTCGCATCTTTCGCCGGGCCGGCTGCTTCGGAGCTACGCGCGTCTCGAAATCTTCGGGGTCATATCCCTGAGGAATGATAATGACATCATGATAGTCCAGATTCAGGTAGTGCTTCAGGATGCTCTCCTTGACACGCCTGACTGTAACGACAATCTTATCCGCGACTTTCAGGACGCGTTTCTCCAGACGGTAGTGGAGGTAACGGTGCAGCGGCGTCGGATAGTACTTGAATGGATAGTCCAGCCAGGCATCCCGATAATCGAGCACGAGAGGGATCCGGAATTCCTTCTTCAACGCCTCCCCAATCAGAAAGTCCGTCTGCGGCGGGGCAGTGGCGAAGATCACATCAAAATGCTCCCGGCGCAGAAGCTCCTGTGCGGCTTTCAGAGCCTTCGATTTCCAGCCAATCTTTGTATCAGGAATGAACAGCGCGTCTCCTCCAAACTGCAGAATCTTCCTCATCCGCTCTGAAGGCATCTTGACGACACCCTGTTTCTTGAACAACCGGTTGGGATCGAGCGAACTCGCACGAAGGATATCCGTCCCTGCCTCCTCAACCTCGGCAAGCAAGGTGGTATCGACGGCATAATACCCTGTGGGGGTAACGGTGAGGACAGTAGGCTTCCATCCATACTTTGGAAGGTACTTCACGAACTTGGCGGTCCGCTGGACGCCGCTCAACCCCATCGGGGGAAAATAGTACGCGATAACCAGAACTTTTCGAAATTCACTATTCATATAATTATCAAGTCTTTCGGTGCGCTTGTCAGAACTTCGCAGCCGCCATCGCGGAGAACAACATCATCCTCGATTCGTACACCGCCAAAGCCAGGTATATATATCCCTGGCTCGATCGTGACGACATTGCCGACTCTGAGCGTTTCCCTGCTTTGCGCGGACAACCGGAGTTCCTCGTGGATCTCGATGCCGAGCCCATGCCCGAGTGAATGACTGAAGTACTTGCCCAAGCCTTTGCGGCTGATGGCGCTCCGTGCGACCCTGTCGAGGGCACTTGTCCTCATGCCGGGACGCGCCGCTTCAATTGCCCTGCACTGTGCATCGAGCACGATTTGATATATTCTCTTCGCGCGGGGAGAAGGTCGTCCGACCGCGACAGTACGGGTGAGATCGCAGTGGTAACCGTGAAGAACACAACCAAAATCCAGCGTCACCAACTCCCCGGGTTTGATTTTCTTTGCAGAAGGCCGGGCATGAGGCAAAGCCCCACGGACTCCGGATGCCACGATGGGTTCGAACGCATCCGCGTCCGCTCCGTATCGCCTGTGCCAGTAACCGATTTCCGCAGCGACCTCCTGCTCTGTGAGCCCTGGCGCAAGAACGCCCAGAAGCTTCTGAAAAACTCTCTCGGTGATTCGGACGGCAGCCCTGATGCTTTCGACTTCAGCTTCGTCCTTGACAGCGGCGATGCCCTCGATGAGGGATTTCGTCCGCACCAATGACGAGCCGGGAAACAGCTTCTTCATCGATGCGTGGGCCTCCACACTCGTATGCACGCTTTCGAAACCAACCCGCCCAGCGCCTTTCAGTAGCCGACGCTTTCCAACCTCCTCGAGGAGACTTTTCGGCGTGACATGGATCTCCCATCCTTCAATCTCGGCCCTGGATTGGTCGCGATAACGGCGATCGGTAAGAAAATGCTGCTTCTGGCGGGTGACAACG
This genomic window from Ignavibacteriales bacterium contains:
- the purD gene encoding phosphoribosylamine--glycine ligase, producing MNILVIGSGGREHAIVWKLRQSPHVKALYCAPGNAGVAQQARLVSLKPTDIQGLMRFVKENDVDLTVVGPEQPLVDGIVDEFERSGLRIFGPSRAAAMLEGSKVFSKSFMAQNGIPTAKFRSFSSGELNEAEAFALELPVPVVVKADGLAAGKGVLICETHDAAVIAIREMVLNKAFGSAGENVVIEEYLEGEEASIFALTDGERFATLASAQDHKRILDGDRGKNTGGMGAYANAPIVTQELLKRIEIEIIVPTLKGMRDAGTPYRGCLYCGLILTRTGPKVIEYNCRFGDPETQVVVPLIEGDLAEILYSIAEHRLDPSTVQLHAASAVCVVMASRGYPDDYQTGKEIHGLEKMKQEEGVVVFHAGTRSDGEKILSSGGRVLGVTAVGYAHDLRGTIEAAYRAVGSITFDGAYYRSDIGQKALRRLSNPSGQEH
- a CDS encoding glycosyltransferase family 4 protein; translation: MNSEFRKVLVIAYYFPPMGLSGVQRTAKFVKYLPKYGWKPTVLTVTPTGYYAVDTTLLAEVEEAGTDILRASSLDPNRLFKKQGVVKMPSERMRKILQFGGDALFIPDTKIGWKSKALKAAQELLRREHFDVIFATAPPQTDFLIGEALKKEFRIPLVLDYRDAWLDYPFKYYPTPLHRYLHYRLEKRVLKVADKIVVTVRRVKESILKHYLNLDYHDVIIIPQGYDPEDFETRVAPKQPARRKMRMTHAGTFYAERNPSVIFQALHNLFRDVPQMRGRLELDLIGNVREEDQNLVSRLGLQNEVKFLGYLDHKECTRRLQESDALWLVLDNDYQSPGKLYEYFGARRPILGSLNEGHIKQLILESGAGLCVPLKNLQAHEDAVRELFTQFEKNQLKQVPEDFSGHFNRQILTGELARHFESLTDIDKNAFLKLEEEIR
- a CDS encoding Xaa-Pro peptidase family protein, with protein sequence MRRLHEVRRHLAALRLDGLLVFHIPHVRYLTRFSGSNGLCVVTRQKQHFLTDRRYRDQSRAEIEGWEIHVTPKSLLEEVGKRRLLKGAGRVGFESVHTSVEAHASMKKLFPGSSLVRTKSLIEGIAAVKDEAEVESIRAAVRITERVFQKLLGVLAPGLTEQEVAAEIGYWHRRYGADADAFEPIVASGVRGALPHARPSAKKIKPGELVTLDFGCVLHGYHCDLTRTVAVGRPSPRAKRIYQIVLDAQCRAIEAARPGMRTSALDRVARSAISRKGLGKYFSHSLGHGLGIEIHEELRLSAQSRETLRVGNVVTIEPGIYIPGFGGVRIEDDVVLRDGGCEVLTSAPKDLIII